A stretch of Pseudomonas sp. LS.1a DNA encodes these proteins:
- the pstB gene encoding phosphate ABC transporter ATP-binding protein PstB yields the protein MDCKLDKIFYGNFMAVRDSHVPIRKNEITGFIGPSGCGKSTVLRSLNRMNDLVKGFRFEGHVHFLGQDVYGKGVDPVVVRRYIGMVFQQPNPFSMSIFDNVAFGLRLNRYKGDIGDRVKHALQGAALWDEVKDKLKVSGLALSGGQQQRLCIARAIATEPEVLLLDEPCSALDPIATRRVEELMVELKKDYTIALVTHNMQQAIRVADTTAFFSVDISRGTRTGYLVEMGPTTQIFQNPREQLTADYISGKFS from the coding sequence ATGGACTGCAAGCTGGACAAGATCTTCTACGGCAATTTCATGGCCGTTCGCGACAGCCATGTGCCGATCAGGAAAAACGAGATCACCGGTTTCATCGGGCCGTCCGGTTGCGGCAAGAGTACCGTGCTGCGTAGCCTCAACCGCATGAACGACCTGGTGAAGGGCTTCCGCTTCGAAGGCCATGTGCACTTCCTGGGCCAGGACGTCTACGGCAAGGGCGTCGATCCTGTGGTGGTACGCCGCTACATCGGCATGGTGTTCCAGCAGCCCAACCCGTTCTCGATGAGCATCTTCGACAACGTCGCCTTCGGCCTGCGCCTGAACCGCTACAAGGGCGACATCGGCGACCGCGTCAAGCACGCGCTGCAGGGCGCCGCGCTGTGGGACGAAGTGAAGGACAAGCTCAAGGTCAGTGGCCTGGCCCTGTCCGGCGGCCAACAGCAGCGTCTGTGCATCGCCCGCGCCATCGCCACCGAGCCGGAAGTGCTGCTGCTGGACGAACCCTGCTCGGCACTCGACCCGATTGCCACCCGCCGGGTGGAAGAGCTGATGGTCGAGTTGAAGAAGGACTACACCATCGCCCTGGTGACCCACAACATGCAGCAGGCGATTCGTGTGGCCGACACCACCGCGTTCTTCTCGGTCGACATCTCCAGGGGCACGCGTACCGGTTACCTGGTCGAGATGGGCCCGACCACGCAGATTTTCCAGAACCCGCGTGAACAACTGACCGCTGACTACATCAGCGGCAAGTTCAGCTGA
- a CDS encoding helix-turn-helix domain-containing protein, whose amino-acid sequence MKMHEEVEALAILIHDLRKFKNLTLGELAERINRSVGFLSQVERGVSRPTVADLTAISEALGVSTAYFYNLSKPRSISWVTRPHERRTLYLESGITDVLASPSIAGAFSMLDSHLEPGASSGELYLTDRSEQGCFVLEGELTVWLDHGDAVTLQANDCFQLHPHAQFRYANLTEKTTRVLWVFN is encoded by the coding sequence ATGAAGATGCACGAAGAGGTTGAAGCCCTCGCGATCCTTATTCACGACCTGCGCAAATTCAAGAACCTGACCCTGGGCGAACTGGCCGAGCGCATCAACCGCTCGGTCGGCTTCCTGTCCCAGGTCGAACGCGGTGTTTCGCGCCCTACCGTGGCGGACCTTACCGCCATCAGTGAAGCGCTCGGCGTATCGACCGCGTACTTCTACAACCTGAGCAAGCCCCGCAGCATCAGCTGGGTCACGCGCCCTCACGAGCGCCGCACGCTGTACCTCGAGTCGGGCATCACCGATGTGCTGGCTTCGCCCAGCATCGCCGGCGCGTTCTCCATGCTCGACAGCCACCTCGAGCCAGGCGCCAGTAGTGGCGAGCTGTACCTGACTGACCGTTCCGAGCAGGGCTGCTTCGTGCTCGAAGGCGAACTCACGGTATGGCTGGACCACGGCGACGCCGTGACCCTGCAGGCCAACGACTGCTTCCAGCTGCACCCCCACGCGCAGTTCCGCTACGCCAACCTGACGGAAAAAACCACCCGCGTGCTCTGGGTTTTCAACTGA
- a CDS encoding glutamine synthetase family protein, producing MSVIFPDLLTEVRSFRAKHPEIRYVDLIALDIPGHFYGKRYPMDMLEKVAAGTPLKLPQNCVLLGTQGGLYPIGDYCFADGDPDAARRLVPGTLKPVRWEKEVIAQMLITSDGTAKPIEFEPREVLARVLQRLARRGIRPVVAFELEFYLFDRKLDNGLPQYPRDTATDDQDDQPNMHIERLSRFAPVLHEMVDGANEQGVPANVITAELGPGQFEINFSHSDDALSAADWSALFCRSTRGIAMKHGYRASFMSKPYLDAPGSGMHVHVSLYDNAGNNILAGAEQRKLRHAVAGCLELLPHCMPIFAPNHNAYRRYGAMVNAASKASWGFEDRDACIRIPESDPRNLRIEHRLAGADANPYLVLAAILTGMEHGLDRGVEPIAPLNDNRQSGIDFPKDALSALAAMRHHPVVNEGLGSEFVMVYCENKYQEQLDFMRHIDAREYRWFL from the coding sequence ATGAGTGTCATCTTTCCGGATCTGCTGACTGAAGTGCGTTCGTTCCGAGCGAAACACCCAGAAATACGCTATGTCGACCTGATTGCGCTGGATATCCCCGGGCACTTCTACGGCAAGCGCTACCCCATGGACATGCTGGAAAAAGTCGCAGCCGGCACGCCGCTTAAGTTGCCGCAGAACTGCGTGCTGCTGGGCACCCAGGGTGGCCTCTACCCAATCGGTGACTACTGCTTCGCCGACGGCGACCCGGATGCCGCCCGCCGCCTGGTGCCGGGTACCCTCAAACCAGTGCGCTGGGAAAAGGAAGTGATCGCGCAGATGCTCATCACCTCCGACGGTACCGCCAAGCCCATCGAGTTCGAGCCCCGTGAAGTGCTGGCCCGGGTGCTCCAGCGCCTGGCCAGGCGCGGCATCCGCCCGGTGGTGGCCTTCGAACTGGAGTTCTACCTGTTCGACCGCAAGCTCGATAACGGCCTGCCCCAGTACCCACGCGACACGGCGACCGACGACCAGGACGACCAGCCGAACATGCACATCGAGCGGCTGTCGCGCTTCGCACCGGTGCTGCACGAGATGGTCGATGGCGCCAACGAGCAGGGCGTCCCGGCGAACGTCATCACCGCCGAGCTGGGCCCAGGCCAGTTCGAGATCAACTTCTCCCACAGCGACGATGCCCTCAGTGCGGCGGACTGGTCGGCGCTGTTCTGCCGCAGTACCCGTGGTATCGCGATGAAGCACGGCTACCGTGCCAGCTTCATGAGCAAGCCGTACCTCGACGCGCCGGGCAGCGGCATGCATGTACACGTCAGCCTGTACGACAACGCCGGCAACAACATCCTGGCCGGCGCCGAACAGCGCAAGCTGCGCCATGCGGTGGCGGGGTGCCTGGAGCTGCTGCCCCATTGCATGCCGATCTTCGCCCCCAACCACAATGCCTACCGCCGTTACGGCGCCATGGTCAACGCGGCGAGCAAGGCCAGCTGGGGCTTCGAAGATCGTGATGCGTGTATTCGCATCCCCGAGTCCGACCCGCGCAACCTGCGCATCGAACACCGCCTCGCCGGTGCCGACGCCAACCCGTACCTGGTGCTGGCGGCCATCCTGACCGGGATGGAGCATGGCCTGGATCGTGGTGTCGAGCCCATCGCCCCGCTGAACGACAACCGCCAGAGCGGCATCGACTTCCCCAAGGATGCGCTCAGTGCCCTGGCCGCCATGCGCCACCACCCGGTGGTCAACGAGGGCCTGGGCAGTGAGTTCGTGATGGTCTATTGCGAAAACAAATACCAGGAGCAACTGGACTTCATGCGCCACATCGATGCCCGTGAATACCGCTGGTTCCTGTAG
- a CDS encoding gamma-glutamyl-gamma-aminobutyrate hydrolase family protein, whose translation MPRVPVIGITACTSMIELHATQTISEKYARAAAKAACGLPIVIPSLADLMDSADILDVVDGLIFTGSPSNIEPFHYNGPASAAGTHHDPLRDATTLPLMRAAIAAGVPVLGICRGFQEMNVALGGTLHQKVHETGMFMDHRESKGEPIEKQYGPRHALHIEPGGMLDRMGLPAIINVNSIHGQGIDVLAPGLRVEALAPDGLVEAISVENSKGFALAVQWHPEYQVMDNPHYLTIFQSFGKACRHRSVLRQMLLKSA comes from the coding sequence ATGCCACGTGTGCCCGTTATCGGCATCACCGCATGCACCAGCATGATCGAGCTGCATGCAACCCAGACCATCAGCGAGAAGTACGCGCGCGCGGCGGCCAAGGCAGCGTGTGGGTTACCCATCGTGATTCCCAGCCTCGCAGACCTGATGGACAGCGCCGATATTCTCGATGTGGTGGATGGGCTGATCTTCACCGGTTCGCCGTCAAACATCGAGCCGTTCCACTACAACGGCCCGGCCAGTGCAGCGGGTACCCACCACGACCCGCTGCGGGATGCCACCACGTTGCCGCTGATGCGTGCGGCCATCGCCGCCGGTGTGCCGGTGCTCGGCATTTGCCGTGGCTTCCAGGAAATGAACGTGGCGCTGGGCGGCACCCTGCACCAGAAGGTCCACGAGACCGGCATGTTCATGGACCACCGTGAAAGCAAGGGTGAGCCCATCGAAAAGCAATATGGCCCGCGTCACGCCTTGCATATAGAGCCCGGCGGCATGCTCGACCGCATGGGCTTGCCGGCGATCATCAACGTCAATTCCATCCACGGCCAGGGTATCGATGTACTGGCCCCTGGGCTGAGGGTGGAGGCGCTGGCACCCGATGGCCTGGTGGAAGCGATTTCGGTCGAGAACAGCAAGGGTTTTGCCCTGGCCGTGCAATGGCACCCCGAGTACCAGGTCATGGATAACCCGCATTACCTGACTATCTTCCAGTCCTTTGGCAAGGCCTGCCGGCATCGCTCGGTGCTGCGCCAGATGCTGTTGAAGTCCGCCTGA
- a CDS encoding aspartate aminotransferase family protein: protein MSEQHSQTLAWQAMSRDHHLAPFSDVRQLAEKGPRIITSAKGVYLWDSEGHKILDGMAGLWCVAVGYGRDELADVASQQMRQLPYYNLFFQTAHPPALELAKAIADVAPPGMNHVFFTGSGSEGNDTVLRMVRHYWALKGQKNKKVIIGRINGYHGSTVAGAGLGGMSGMHQQGGLIPDIVHIPQPYWYGEGGDMAEADFGVWAAEQLEKKILEVGVDNVAAFIAEPIQGAGGVIIPPQTYWPKVKEILARYDILFVADEVICGFGRTGEWFGSDYYDLKPDLMTIAKGLTSGYIPMGGVIVRDEVAKVISEGGDFNHGFTYSGHPVAAAVGLENLRILRDEQIIEQVHDKTAPYLQQRLRELADHPLVGEVRGLGMLGAIELVKDKATRARYESKGIGMICRQHCFDNGLIMRAVGDTMIIAPPLVISIEEIDELVEKARKCLDLTYEAVR, encoded by the coding sequence ATGAGTGAACAGCATTCGCAGACCCTTGCCTGGCAAGCGATGAGCCGCGACCATCACCTGGCGCCGTTCAGCGATGTCAGGCAACTGGCCGAGAAAGGCCCGCGCATCATCACCTCGGCCAAGGGCGTGTACCTTTGGGACAGCGAAGGCCACAAGATTCTCGATGGCATGGCAGGCCTTTGGTGTGTGGCGGTGGGCTATGGCCGCGATGAGCTGGCCGACGTCGCCAGCCAGCAGATGAGGCAGTTGCCGTACTACAACCTGTTCTTCCAGACTGCGCACCCGCCGGCGCTGGAACTGGCCAAGGCGATCGCCGATGTGGCCCCGCCAGGCATGAACCATGTGTTCTTCACCGGCTCCGGCTCCGAAGGCAACGATACCGTGCTGCGCATGGTCCGCCATTACTGGGCGCTCAAGGGCCAGAAGAACAAGAAGGTCATCATCGGCCGCATCAACGGCTACCACGGCTCCACCGTGGCCGGCGCGGGCCTGGGCGGCATGAGCGGCATGCACCAGCAGGGCGGGCTGATCCCGGATATCGTGCACATCCCGCAGCCGTACTGGTATGGCGAAGGCGGCGACATGGCCGAGGCCGACTTCGGCGTGTGGGCGGCCGAACAGCTGGAGAAGAAGATCCTCGAAGTTGGCGTGGACAATGTCGCCGCCTTCATCGCAGAACCGATTCAGGGCGCTGGTGGGGTGATCATTCCGCCGCAGACCTACTGGCCGAAGGTGAAGGAGATCCTCGCCAGGTACGACATCCTGTTCGTCGCCGACGAAGTGATCTGCGGCTTTGGCCGTACCGGCGAGTGGTTCGGCAGCGACTACTACGACCTCAAGCCCGACCTGATGACCATCGCCAAGGGCCTTACCTCCGGCTACATCCCCATGGGCGGCGTGATCGTGCGTGACGAAGTGGCCAAGGTCATCAGCGAAGGCGGTGACTTCAACCACGGTTTCACCTATTCCGGCCACCCTGTGGCGGCTGCGGTGGGCCTGGAGAACCTGCGGATCTTGCGTGACGAACAGATCATCGAACAGGTGCACGACAAAACCGCTCCTTACCTGCAACAACGCCTGCGCGAGCTGGCCGACCACCCGCTGGTAGGCGAAGTGCGCGGCCTGGGCATGCTCGGCGCGATCGAGCTGGTGAAAGACAAGGCCACCCGCGCCCGCTACGAAAGCAAAGGTATTGGCATGATCTGTCGCCAGCACTGCTTCGACAACGGCCTGATCATGCGTGCGGTGGGCGACACCATGATCATCGCGCCGCCGCTGGTGATCAGCATCGAGGAGATTGACGAACTGGTGGAAAAAGCCCGCAAGTGCCTGGACCTGACGTACGAGGCTGTTCGGTAA
- a CDS encoding helix-turn-helix domain-containing protein, producing MKVHEEIEGLAVLIRDLRKFKGLTLGELAQRIGRSVGFLSQVERGVSRPTVADLTAISEELGVSTAYFYKLDKPRELDWVTRPHERRTLHLAGGITDVLASPTITGAFSMLDSHLEPGASSGEEYLDDSSEQGCFVLEGELTVWLDGGEPVTLRASDSFQLQPHASFRYANLTDKPTRVLWVFS from the coding sequence ATGAAAGTGCACGAAGAGATCGAAGGCCTGGCCGTACTGATTCGCGACCTGCGCAAGTTCAAGGGCCTGACCCTCGGCGAACTGGCCCAGCGCATCGGCCGTTCGGTGGGCTTTCTGTCCCAGGTCGAACGGGGCGTGTCGCGCCCGACCGTGGCCGACCTCACGGCTATCAGCGAAGAGCTCGGCGTCTCCACGGCCTATTTCTACAAGCTGGACAAGCCCCGCGAACTCGACTGGGTCACCCGCCCTCACGAGCGTCGTACGCTTCACCTGGCCGGCGGCATCACCGATGTGCTGGCATCCCCCACGATCACCGGGGCGTTCTCCATGCTCGATAGCCACCTGGAACCGGGGGCCAGTAGTGGCGAGGAGTACCTGGACGACAGCTCGGAGCAGGGCTGCTTCGTGCTCGAAGGCGAACTGACCGTCTGGCTGGATGGCGGCGAGCCGGTAACGCTGCGCGCCAGTGACAGTTTTCAGCTGCAACCCCACGCCAGTTTTCGTTACGCCAACCTCACCGACAAGCCCACCCGCGTGCTCTGGGTGTTCAGCTGA
- a CDS encoding SDR family NAD(P)-dependent oxidoreductase has protein sequence MSLVNHLHTPANVLVCGASQGIGLALCTQLLARDDVAQVFAVSRHATSSPALDALFAEHPRKLLRIDCDACSEAALQTLATQVGARCNQLNLVFCTLGVLQEAPARAEKALTQVDMAGLLSSFTTNCFAPVLLLRHLLPLLRQQPMTYVALSARVGSISDNHLGGWYSYRASKAALNQLMRTASIEFKRLNPASTILLLHPGTTATRLSQPFQGNVAPGKLFSPAFAASCVLELVSRHGPKQSGTFWAWDGTPIAW, from the coding sequence GTGAGCCTTGTCAATCACCTTCACACGCCCGCCAACGTTCTGGTCTGCGGAGCCAGCCAGGGGATTGGCCTTGCACTGTGCACGCAGTTGCTGGCGCGCGACGACGTCGCGCAGGTGTTTGCCGTCTCGCGACATGCCACCAGCAGCCCCGCGCTGGATGCCTTGTTCGCCGAGCATCCGCGCAAGTTGCTGCGCATCGACTGCGACGCGTGTTCCGAAGCGGCACTGCAAACCCTGGCAACGCAAGTAGGCGCCCGTTGCAACCAGCTGAACCTGGTATTTTGTACGCTTGGCGTGCTGCAAGAGGCACCTGCACGGGCCGAAAAAGCGCTGACACAGGTGGATATGGCAGGGCTACTGAGCAGTTTCACGACCAACTGTTTCGCACCTGTCCTGCTGCTCAGGCATTTGCTGCCCTTGTTGCGACAACAACCGATGACCTATGTGGCACTGTCGGCGCGGGTCGGCTCGATCAGCGACAATCATCTTGGCGGGTGGTACAGCTATCGCGCCAGCAAGGCCGCGCTCAACCAGCTTATGCGCACTGCAAGCATCGAGTTCAAGCGACTGAACCCCGCCTCCACGATACTCTTGCTGCATCCCGGGACCACCGCCACCCGCCTTTCCCAGCCCTTTCAGGGCAATGTGGCCCCGGGAAAACTGTTCTCGCCGGCATTTGCCGCGTCATGCGTTCTAGAGCTCGTGAGCCGACACGGCCCAAAGCAGAGCGGTACATTCTGGGCGTGGGACGGCACACCGATTGCCTGGTGA
- a CDS encoding chalcone isomerase family protein, giving the protein MGHTARWAWLCLLLTALSEAADWRTELPGAQRLGAGEFTWFGLRLYTAQLWAAGPVEDWNRPFALELAYHRRLSRDVLVQASLEEMHRLDPDNATPQRRAVWAQAMQQAFVDVRPGMRITGVYMPGQGCRFYVDGKLSRAIADPRFARAFFAIWLDPRARDQQLRQRLLGGLP; this is encoded by the coding sequence ATGGGGCACACCGCTCGTTGGGCCTGGCTTTGCCTGCTACTGACTGCCCTGTCGGAGGCGGCGGACTGGCGAACGGAGCTGCCAGGCGCGCAACGGCTGGGCGCCGGTGAGTTCACATGGTTTGGCCTGCGTCTTTACACCGCTCAGCTATGGGCAGCCGGTCCGGTTGAGGACTGGAATCGGCCTTTTGCCCTTGAACTGGCCTATCACCGAAGGCTGTCCAGGGATGTGCTGGTACAGGCCAGCCTCGAGGAAATGCACCGCCTGGACCCTGACAACGCGACGCCGCAGCGGCGCGCGGTGTGGGCCCAGGCCATGCAGCAAGCGTTTGTGGATGTGCGCCCTGGCATGCGCATTACTGGCGTCTACATGCCGGGGCAGGGCTGCCGCTTCTACGTCGATGGCAAACTCAGCCGGGCGATCGCCGACCCGCGCTTTGCCCGGGCGTTCTTCGCCATCTGGCTAGATCCGCGGGCCAGGGATCAACAACTGCGTCAGCGTCTGCTGGGAGGGCTGCCATGA